One segment of Clavelina lepadiformis chromosome 2, kaClaLepa1.1, whole genome shotgun sequence DNA contains the following:
- the LOC143446731 gene encoding coiled-coil domain-containing protein 171-like yields MSDRPQQISHPLKSSRMTSSYRPTENRYLGDETNAFIKQLQQQLENIRSENHDLMENTAQLQKKINQLQEEKVTMSNNLNRENASLQAAVAQVQAQVERGEATRQSLEYELAVSKKRSVEIMRNNTHKEVTLSKQNIILSDEKSSLELHLGEIENELALARKVTAENETRIAFLEDDKKQLESNSVAAEAILRAENDKLANQIEDLSYQKEQISSKLDDAKECLIKQEEDLRRTVTDLQISVEREQRMRHDLDEITQRAHSLEESVEAERAAHLESKFNSEIIQLKHQEFQELLEKERDSSDHLKQEVEEANMQIEQLEKQLEYEKRHTNNAQEKLDKSEQVFADVRKKLDQELSVKSHLIEEMTGKLDEHEQHLEQLKQELSKARKRQIFLEETYGGNVRELELLLDNFCLDACRGISTKSKGKEKSKSSKKDLTDHPKTVLEELRKTLFAYQKRISDLEHEVDNRISAERQTQKDCNTFRDLALTREKSLQLAQQELAQNNQELENIRAQHVEYERESGKTFQDLKDVTTDLQQQTERCHQLEEKVNAVQERHSNEIEVHIGYLRELHHVVCNTSGEKNALNRFTWSDLSVTLREALDTLVNMYQRSKDKVKQLETSCQEMERSISELQRAHESSVDRLAERCRERDDEAGRQRKQLEQHYEALLAEMHARTQKTQSLCDEAWERVRSNDGVHDGLQAECAQLRGENSNLQQERKSLACACAILFGALYPTLRARDELVQQRSLLVRINIDGEACKQKMRLLVDTLNEEMRKPKEKARMPVAVKSFSAIHPLIRFRVAVVCVLAARRLRLFTEESNVPMFTCNESAISSSRIIVVAGKGEKKTPRMKSKSDVPIQSRSDAAVDWLSNNHVIHSVRDATCGVVDAVAKNKGDTSGYMSRAVAKTAKNAFLNLMEATYTHFPSYTVDARNIIRERTSLCRVLADGLDRIIHRAGLRQVVNLFSVEHSFSALQRHLLTFTERLHAAEVEKRSLRNNELNLRTSLEQLNICKVELEKKEEKMKKLKEKEKELVARGRFDGVCAELSAALEREKRAQGLLHEQNDKLQEMSQKFEEQCTDGAERDVTLTQAVSSLTEVKMELKRCTHAKRQLEKQLDRLQHDRNTLNHQVDDAKKALKKAAVEKTTIANYFATLEKTLQYADDEEISSKLQKQGQEIGKGGPGMKAAQRAVESFVRVQSSAIGRINNLESQIASYRSHITSLKRELHNVCQRENENTPDYDLGCYPTKDDSQYTRSQTLLSSTPYGGPSEFIPLQGEIVHQASFENGLSSTHRISDPTTDKAIRDLTNTYGV; encoded by the exons ATGAGTGACCGTCCCCAACAAATCAGTCATCCTTTAAAATCCTCAAGGATGACGTCATCTTATAGGCCTACTGAGAATCGCTACCTTGGTGATGAAACAAATGCATTCATAAAGCAATTGCAACAACAA CTAGAAAACATAAGAAGTGAAAACCATGATCTGATGGAGAACACAGCCcaactgcaaaaaaaaattaatcaattgCAAGAAGAAAAGGTTACAATGTCAAACAATTTGAATCGG GAAAATGCAAGTCTTCAAGCTGCTGTTGCTCAAGTCCAAGCTCAAGTTGAACGTGGCGAAGCTACCAGGCAGTCACTTGAGTACGAACTTGCCGTGTCAAAGAAAAGGTCAGTTGAAATAATGAGGAACAATACCCACAAAGAAGTTACCTTGTCCAAGCAGAATATCATTCTTTCAG ATGAAAAGTCTTCACTTGAGCTTCATCTTGgtgaaattgaaaatgaattGGCACTTGCCAGAAAAGTTACAGCAGAGAACGAAACACGGATTGCTTTTTTGGAAGATGACAAG AAACAATTGGAGTCAAATTCTGTAGCTGCTGAAGCAATTCTAAGAGCTGAGAATGACAAGCTTGCCAATCAAATTGAAGATCTGAGTTATCAAAAGGAACAGATAAGCAGTAAATTAGATGATGCCAAGGaatgtttgataaaacaaGAAGAAGATCTCAGGAGGACTGTTACTGATCTTCAAATTTCCGTGGAACG AGAGCAACGTATGCGCCATGACCTTGATGAAATCACTCAAAGAGCCCACTCACTAGAGGAAAGTGTTGAGGCAGAACGTGCCGCTCATCTTGAGTCAAAGTTCAACTCAGAAATAATACAG CTGAAGCATCAGGAATTTCAAGAACTTCTGGAAAAAGAACGAGATTCTTCTGACCATCTTAAGCAGGAAGTCGAAGAAGCAAATATGCAaattgaacaacttgaaaaacAGCTGGAATATGAGAAACGACACACTAATAATGCCCAAGAAAAACTAGACAA AAGTGAGCAGGTTTTTGCGGACGTGAGAAAGAAACTTGATCAAGAACTGTCTGTAAAATCTCACTTGATTGAAGAGATGACAGGAAAGTTGGATGAACACGAACAACATCTGGAGCAGCTTAAGCAGGAACTGAGCAAAGCAAGAAAGAGACAG ATATTCTTAGAAGAAACATACGGAGGAAATGTCCGTGAGCTAGAGCTCCTTCTTGACAATTTTTGCTTGGATGCATGTCGAG GCATATCCACAAAATctaaaggaaaagaaaaatctAAATCAAGCAAGAAAGACCTCACTGATCACCCGAAAACTGTATTGGAAGAGTTAAGGAAAACTTTGTTTGCTTATCAGAAGAGAATCAGTGATCTGGAG CATGAAGTAGACAACAGGATCTCAGCTGAACGTCAGACACAGAAAGATTGCAATACCTTCCGAGATCTGGCTTTGACGAGGGAGAAGTCACTGCAGCTTGCTCAG CAAGAACTTGCTCAAAATAACCAAGAACTTGAAAACATTCGGGCACAGCACGTTGAATATGAGAGAGAATCTGGGAAAACCTTTCAAGATCTAAAAGATGTGACAACTGATCTTCAGCAACAAACTGAACGCTGTCACCAGCTGGAAGAAAAG GTGAATGCTGTTCAAGAAAGGCATAGCAATGAGATAGAAGTACATATCGGTTATCTACGTGAACTGCATCATGTTGTTTGCAATACTAGTGGAGAGAAGAATGCCTTAAACAg atttACTTGGTCAGATCTATCAGTTACACTTAGAGAAGCTTTAGACACTCTTGTCAACATGTACCAAAGATCAAAAGACAAG GTGAAGCAATTGGAGACTTCATGCCAGGAAATGGAGCGCTCCATTTCTGAACTTCAGCGTGCTCACGAATCTTCCGTAGATCGGCTCGCTGAGAGATGCAGGGAGCGAGATGATGAGGCAGGAAGACAACGAAAGCAACTTGAGCAGCATTATGAAGCTCTTCTTGCTGAGATGCATGCCAGAACACAG AAGACCCAGTCATTGTGCGATGAAGCGTGGGAGAGAGTTCGAAGCAATGATGGCGTGCATGACGGTTTGCAGGCTGAATGTGCACAACTAAGAGGGGAAAATAGCAATCTCCAACAG GAAAGGAAATCTTTAGCCTGCGCTTGTGCCATATTGTTCGGCGCACTGTACCCCACGTTACGTGCGAGAGATGAGTTGGTCCAACAGCGCTCCCTGCTGGTGAGAATAAACATTGACGGAGAAGCGTGCAAGCAGAAGATGAG GTTATTGGTTGATACTCTTAATGAAGAAATGAGAAAACCAAAGGAAAAAGCTCGCATGCCTGTCGCAGTCAAGTCTTTCAGCGCCATCCACCCGCTCATAAG GTTTAGAGTAGCCGTTGTTTGTGTGCTTGCGGCAAGAAGGCTACGACTTTTCACGGAAGAGAGCAACGTTCCCATGTTTACATGCAACGAATCAGCGATTAGTAGCAGTAGGATAATCGTCGTCGCTGGAAAAGGAGAGAAGAAAACTCCACGGATGAAGTCAAAAA GCGACGTCCCCATCCAGTCTCGATCAGATGCCGCTGTTGATTGGTTGTCAAACAATCACGTGATACATTCTGTGAGAGACGCAACTTGTGGAGTTGTTGACGCAGTTGCGAAGAACAAGGGTGATACATCCG GTTATATGTCTCGCGCGGTTGCGAAGACAGCGAAAAACGCCTTCCTTAACTTAATGGAGGCAACTTATACTCACTTTCCTTCATACACTGTGGATGCCCGTAATATTATCAG AGAGCGCACCTCCCTCTGTCGAGTTTTGGCTGATGGCCTTGATCGCATAATACACAGAGCTGGACTACGGCAGGTCGTCAATTTGTTTTCGGTTGAG CATTCTTTCTCTGCACTCCAAAGGCACCTGCTTACTTTCACAGAGCGCCTCCATGCGGCAGAAGTCGAAAAACGTTCTTTGCGAAACAACGAATTGAACCTGAGAACAAGTCTGGAACAGCTCAACATTTGTAAAG TCGAACTTGAGAAGAAGGaggaaaaaatgaagaaattaaaagaaaaagagaagGAATTGGTTGCTAGGGGCAGATTCGATGGTGTTTGTGCGGAGTTGAGCGCCGCCTTGGAGCGAGAAAAAAGAGCCCAAGGTCTTCTGCACGAACAGAATGACAAGCTTCAG GAGATGTCTCAGAAATTCGAAGAGCAATGTACGGATGGCGCCGAAAGAGATGTCACTTTGACCCAGGCTGTATCA AGTTTAACGGAAGTGAAGATGGAGTTGAAACGCTGCACACACGCCAAGCGCCAATTGGAAAAACAACTTGATCGGCTTCAGCATGATCGAAACACTCTCAACCACCAGGTTGACGATGCGAAAAAAGCTTTGAAGAAGGCGGCCGT TGAGAAAACGACAATCGCAAACTACTTTGCAACTCTCGAGAAGACCTTGCAATATGCTGACGATGAAGAAATATCATCAAAG CTTCAAAAGCAAGGTCAAGAAATAGGCAAAGGCGGACCAGGCATGAAAGCTGCACAG CGGGCTGTAGAATCATTTGTGCGTGTTCAATCAAGTGCAATTGGCCGTATCAACAACCTGGAATCGCAGATAGCTTCCTACCGTAGCCACATTACCTCGCTCAAAAGAGAGTTGCACAATGTATGTCAGAGGGAGAATGAAAACACTCCTGATTACGAT CTCGGATGCTATCCCACAAAAGACGATTCTCAATACACCAGAAGTCAAACCCTCTTGTCATCTACTCCTTACGGTGGTCCTAGCGAGTTCATACCTTTACAAGGCGAAATTGTCCACCAAGCGTCGTTTGAAAATGGACTCTCAAG CACCCATCGTATCTCTGACCCGACCACAGACAAGGCCATTCGTGATTTGACCAACACCTACGGCGTCTAG